Proteins from a single region of Chloroflexota bacterium:
- a CDS encoding L-rhamnose mutarotase: protein MERVCFTFQIKPGTEDEYKRRHDEIWPELVEAIQESGFTNYSLFRRGLQIIAYAECEPDVATSFGKIGSYDVNTRWSAWFEDVIEELTDEDGHMFFAPEVWHLD from the coding sequence ATGGAGCGGGTCTGCTTCACCTTTCAGATCAAGCCCGGCACCGAGGACGAGTACAAGCGCCGGCACGACGAAATCTGGCCGGAGCTGGTGGAGGCCATCCAAGAGTCGGGCTTCACCAACTATTCGCTCTTTCGGCGCGGACTCCAGATCATCGCCTACGCGGAGTGCGAGCCGGACGTCGCCACGTCCTTTGGCAAAATCGGGTCCTATGACGTCAACACCCGCTGGAGCGCGTGGTTCGAGGACGTGATCGAGGAGCTGACCGACGAGGACGGTCATATGTTCTTCGCGCCCGAGGTCTGGCACCTGGACTGA
- a CDS encoding zinc-binding dehydrogenase → MTAAASDIRVVTFDGPGTPPVLRRVPRPSIPPRGALIRIEACGVCGTDLHILQGHWPGALPWPITLGHELAGVVEEIGPDLRADAAGVALREGDHVMLPPLNACGVCEVCVDSPERANKCLNPTYYGRKIPFERPPHLWGGWADMLFVDLDAFPATKLFRLPDDMPLMVGTLVEPYSSVTRAFNRVDALGIGAGTAGASVVIQGAGPIGLLATVAARQRGAATVVTVGDPETPRLALARAFGADATVSLAATPDAADRIAAVHEAVGGAGADIVIGCSGNPAAGPEGVEMLRDGGTFVEMGQFTDAGSFDTSWHRICTKEIQLLGSWAFTPHEVAQAMRDLHAIQSDHDWPRLHTNFALSEQGVTAAIAAATNMTALKATVVPGMVDSS, encoded by the coding sequence ATGACCGCTGCCGCCAGCGACATCCGCGTGGTGACCTTCGACGGTCCCGGCACGCCCCCGGTGCTGCGGCGCGTTCCCCGACCCTCGATACCGCCGCGAGGCGCGCTGATCCGCATCGAGGCTTGCGGGGTATGCGGCACCGATTTGCACATCCTGCAGGGGCACTGGCCGGGTGCGCTGCCATGGCCGATCACGCTGGGTCACGAGCTGGCGGGCGTGGTGGAGGAGATTGGACCGGACCTGCGGGCAGACGCCGCCGGCGTGGCGCTCCGCGAGGGCGACCACGTGATGCTGCCGCCGCTCAACGCCTGCGGCGTGTGCGAGGTCTGCGTGGACTCGCCCGAGCGCGCCAACAAGTGCCTAAATCCGACCTACTACGGGCGCAAGATCCCCTTCGAGCGCCCGCCGCATCTCTGGGGCGGTTGGGCCGACATGCTGTTCGTGGACCTGGACGCCTTCCCCGCCACCAAGCTCTTTCGGCTGCCGGATGACATGCCGCTGATGGTGGGCACGCTGGTCGAGCCCTACAGCTCCGTGACGCGGGCCTTCAACCGGGTGGACGCGCTGGGAATTGGGGCGGGTACCGCGGGCGCGTCGGTGGTGATCCAGGGCGCCGGACCCATCGGCCTGCTGGCCACCGTCGCCGCGCGCCAGCGCGGGGCCGCGACGGTGGTGACGGTCGGCGATCCGGAGACGCCGCGACTGGCCCTGGCGCGTGCCTTTGGCGCCGATGCCACCGTGTCGCTCGCGGCGACACCGGACGCCGCGGATCGAATAGCGGCGGTGCACGAGGCCGTCGGAGGCGCGGGCGCCGACATCGTGATCGGGTGCTCGGGTAATCCGGCCGCCGGACCCGAGGGCGTGGAGATGCTGCGCGACGGCGGGACGTTCGTGGAGATGGGGCAGTTCACCGACGCCGGGAGCTTCGACACCAGCTGGCATCGCATCTGCACCAAGGAGATCCAGCTGCTCGGCAGCTGGGCCTTCACGCCCCACGAGGTCGCCCAGGCCATGCGCGACCTGCACGCCATCCAGTCCGACCATGACTGGCCGCGCCTGCACACCAACTTCGCCCTGAGCGAGCAGGGCGTGACGGCCGCGATCGCGGCGGCCACGAATATGACCGCCCTCAAAGCGACAGTGGTGCCGGGGATGGTGGACAGCAGCTGA
- a CDS encoding sialidase family protein, with product MSWRVVEHVTVYRETGHYATAPNVVRTPEGELLVLFHRAPHLGHAHHSHPLFDVRAVASRDEGQTWSEPWLVTNDPRGGVIDFGTHTLSDGSIFLHASSNELVPAQGFADFTFRKPPHARDVGSPQHSTWISRPGIPFWVRSRDGGRTWTNPMRFPRLPDAEWGHPAEHSGVCRSGLLELPGGRLLKPSKATERPRGEQPYFGMLRVSDDFGETWTYGGRIAEDPIVHFSEPTIHRTHSGRLVVLYRCHPRGSPRIQLSGRQGGTIVARVESDDNGQSWSPWRPTSIYGSPSHMLPLSDGRVFVTTGTRWDGQRGCIVRVTDPECADLDTCPVLDVRSDSMTSDCGYPWAVELRDGRVLVVYYYTHRDLHRGIEATVVEEV from the coding sequence ATGAGCTGGCGCGTCGTCGAGCACGTCACCGTCTACCGCGAGACCGGGCACTACGCCACCGCGCCCAACGTCGTCCGCACGCCTGAGGGCGAGTTGCTGGTACTGTTTCATCGCGCGCCGCATCTCGGCCACGCCCACCACAGCCATCCGCTGTTCGACGTGCGCGCGGTCGCGTCGCGCGACGAGGGCCAAACCTGGAGCGAGCCGTGGCTGGTCACCAACGACCCGCGCGGCGGCGTGATCGACTTCGGCACGCACACGCTCAGCGACGGCAGCATCTTTCTCCACGCGTCGAGCAACGAGCTCGTGCCCGCCCAGGGATTCGCCGACTTCACATTTCGCAAGCCGCCGCACGCGCGCGACGTCGGGTCGCCGCAGCATTCGACCTGGATCTCCCGACCGGGGATCCCGTTCTGGGTGCGCTCCCGCGACGGCGGGCGCACCTGGACCAATCCGATGCGGTTTCCCCGCCTTCCGGACGCCGAATGGGGCCATCCGGCGGAGCATTCGGGGGTGTGCCGCAGCGGCTTGCTCGAGCTGCCCGGCGGCCGCTTGCTCAAGCCCAGCAAGGCCACCGAGCGTCCCCGCGGCGAGCAGCCCTACTTCGGCATGCTGCGCGTCTCCGACGACTTTGGCGAGACCTGGACCTACGGCGGCCGCATCGCCGAGGACCCGATCGTGCACTTCAGCGAGCCGACCATTCACCGCACGCACAGCGGCCGCCTGGTGGTTCTCTATCGCTGCCATCCGAGGGGCTCGCCGCGAATCCAACTGTCGGGGCGGCAGGGCGGCACCATCGTTGCGCGGGTCGAGTCGGATGACAACGGGCAAAGCTGGTCGCCGTGGCGTCCGACCTCGATCTACGGCAGCCCGAGCCACATGCTCCCGCTCAGCGACGGGCGCGTCTTCGTCACCACCGGCACGCGCTGGGACGGGCAGCGCGGCTGCATCGTGCGCGTCACGGACCCCGAGTGCGCCGACCTCGACACCTGCCCCGTCCTCGACGTGCGCAGCGACTCCATGACCTCCGATTGCGGCTATCCCTGGGCCGTCGAGCTGCGGGACGGCCGCGTGCTGGTGGTCTACTACTACACCCACCGCGACCTGCATCGCGGTATCGAGGCCACCGTCGTCGAGGAGGTCTGA
- a CDS encoding phytanoyl-CoA dioxygenase family protein, with amino-acid sequence MNEFRDSTDLVGDADRLRARAEADGYLFIRDLLPVSNLERVRLEFLEVLRDEGYTDAEGYRDQLVNPAGIPEGRGSIPNDTYARLYLLESFHALQLEPALLGVMEALLEPPVLAHPSIISRVMFPQREMFTTPAHQDFPHVQGSADVYTAWFPLHDLPASMGGLAVAAGSHRRGVYDYRPALGAGGIAVIDPLKGAWATNEFRQGDVLIFHSLTVHRGLPIRGDRFRMSVDGRYQCAREPVLQRSLLPHMGVTTWDEVYAGWESDDLKYYWSDLETTIAEVNDVHLEQVDALTLEEFEDGTLPPELVNKSLGALERIIERDDPTLRERAEAVLAAHDAAGES; translated from the coding sequence ATGAACGAGTTTCGCGACTCGACCGACCTCGTCGGCGATGCGGACCGCCTGCGCGCCCGCGCCGAAGCGGACGGCTATCTCTTCATACGCGACCTGTTGCCGGTCTCGAACCTGGAGCGCGTGCGGCTGGAGTTTCTCGAGGTCCTGCGGGACGAGGGCTATACCGACGCCGAGGGCTACCGGGACCAGCTGGTGAACCCCGCCGGGATCCCGGAGGGCCGCGGGAGCATCCCCAACGACACCTACGCGCGGCTCTACCTGCTCGAATCGTTCCACGCGCTGCAGCTGGAGCCGGCGTTGCTCGGGGTCATGGAGGCTTTGCTCGAACCCCCGGTGCTCGCCCATCCCAGCATCATCTCCCGCGTGATGTTCCCGCAGCGGGAGATGTTCACCACGCCCGCGCATCAGGACTTCCCGCACGTGCAGGGCTCGGCCGATGTCTACACGGCGTGGTTTCCGCTGCACGACTTGCCGGCCTCGATGGGTGGGCTGGCGGTCGCGGCCGGCTCGCACCGCCGGGGCGTCTACGACTATCGACCGGCCCTCGGCGCGGGTGGCATCGCCGTGATTGATCCGCTGAAAGGCGCCTGGGCGACCAACGAGTTTCGCCAGGGTGACGTCCTCATTTTCCACAGCCTGACGGTGCACCGTGGCTTGCCGATCAGGGGCGACCGGTTCCGCATGTCCGTCGATGGCCGTTACCAATGCGCTCGCGAGCCCGTGCTCCAACGGAGCCTGCTGCCGCATATGGGCGTGACGACCTGGGACGAGGTCTACGCCGGCTGGGAGTCGGACGACTTGAAGTACTACTGGTCCGACCTCGAGACCACGATCGCCGAAGTCAACGATGTCCATCTCGAGCAGGTGGACGCTCTGACGCTCGAGGAGTTCGAAGACGGGACGCTGCCGCCCGAACTGGTGAACAAATCGCTCGGCGCGTTGGAGCGAATCATCGAGCGCGACGATCCGACGCTGCGCGAGCGGGCGGAAGCCGTGCTGGCCGCGCATGACGCCGCCGGCGAGTCGTAA
- a CDS encoding DUF72 domain-containing protein: MRGRVIVGTANWNDLRGFYPRGTKPGDKLAAYATRLSGVEVNATFFRMIAPTAVAAWADQTPNGFMLSLKAHRFVSSWLRNPDKADAMGFARHLAMARPLVDAGKFAGYLLQFPGKPSATIDLERSLSVLREGFGELPLAVELSDPPDDELGARIPEALRTHNMVRVRHDPSASDAAALPTDAGDLAYFRFRGPAAALNGGGDGRLRYSDAQIQERATIVQRASEAGQRTMVVCYGKKDVDTADAALRLTAELERLGVAVG; this comes from the coding sequence ATGCGGGGCCGCGTGATCGTGGGCACCGCCAATTGGAACGACCTGCGCGGGTTCTATCCGCGCGGGACGAAGCCGGGTGACAAGCTGGCGGCCTACGCCACGCGGCTGTCGGGCGTGGAAGTGAATGCCACCTTTTTCCGCATGATCGCCCCGACGGCCGTCGCCGCCTGGGCGGACCAGACGCCGAACGGGTTCATGTTGAGCCTGAAGGCGCATCGCTTCGTCTCAAGCTGGTTGCGGAATCCGGACAAGGCCGACGCGATGGGCTTTGCGCGGCACCTGGCGATGGCGCGGCCGCTGGTCGACGCGGGAAAGTTCGCCGGATACCTGCTGCAATTCCCCGGCAAGCCGAGCGCGACGATTGACTTGGAGCGTTCGCTGAGTGTGCTGCGCGAGGGCTTCGGCGAGTTGCCCTTGGCGGTGGAGCTGTCCGACCCGCCCGACGACGAGCTCGGCGCGCGGATCCCGGAGGCGCTGCGAACCCACAACATGGTGCGCGTGCGTCACGACCCGTCGGCGTCGGATGCGGCGGCCTTGCCGACGGATGCCGGTGACCTGGCGTACTTCCGGTTCCGCGGTCCGGCGGCTGCTTTGAATGGCGGTGGCGATGGACGCTTGCGGTACAGCGACGCCCAGATTCAAGAACGTGCCACTATCGTCCAGCGGGCGAGCGAGGCGGGGCAACGGACCATGGTCGTGTGCTACGGCAAGAAGGACGTGGATACCGCCGACGCCGCGCTGCGGCTGACCGCCGAGCTCGAGCGACTCGGAGTTGCCGTTGGCTGA
- a CDS encoding sialidase family protein — MKLAAPGDTGNLGGAPWPSGDDLADMQASDYILHATGGRLHRVPVAKSTLPHDPAGHPQMIHAARAPDGAIFVNQGSLMCRSDDEGRTWTAYSRGDAAGREPSATLGLDMYPYRGPIAVLDDGTLVHVGSNDGIRTDPIEIMGSTDQGRSWSLHSSLSLPTRYDERYYHSMRVIDGGTLLLLFCCRDRLVWEPPASGVMHLLAFRSSDGGHTWSEPSLVCDWGTEGAVAELGGGRLLAVVRYQRPLMPDDGPEDLEPQGARGNLAWKHVFLADSPDEGRTWGNLRQLTTVFGQCFGAPAVAGDGTIAVVHDTRYGPGPPSGRVMLSRDSGETWADEAVYLYYGGGVSGFSASVTLDDGDVLSIVGSCDHEPARTVWDAAIGHTQVTAIRWNPGMLAS, encoded by the coding sequence ATGAAACTCGCCGCGCCGGGTGACACCGGCAACCTCGGCGGCGCGCCCTGGCCGTCGGGCGACGACCTGGCCGACATGCAGGCGTCCGACTACATCCTGCACGCCACCGGCGGACGGCTGCACCGCGTGCCGGTTGCCAAGTCGACGCTGCCACACGATCCCGCGGGTCACCCGCAGATGATCCATGCGGCGCGCGCTCCGGACGGCGCCATATTCGTCAACCAGGGCTCGCTGATGTGCCGCAGCGACGACGAGGGCCGCACGTGGACGGCCTATTCGCGCGGCGACGCGGCTGGCCGAGAGCCGTCGGCCACTTTGGGCCTCGACATGTATCCGTACCGGGGTCCAATTGCCGTTCTCGACGACGGAACCTTGGTGCACGTCGGCTCGAATGACGGCATTCGCACCGATCCCATCGAGATCATGGGCTCCACCGACCAGGGCCGCAGTTGGAGCCTGCATTCCAGCCTGTCCCTGCCGACCCGCTACGACGAGCGCTACTACCACTCCATGCGGGTCATCGACGGCGGCACGCTGCTCCTGCTCTTTTGCTGCCGCGACCGACTGGTGTGGGAGCCTCCCGCCAGCGGCGTCATGCACCTGCTGGCATTCAGATCGAGCGACGGCGGCCACACCTGGTCGGAGCCTTCGCTCGTGTGCGACTGGGGCACCGAAGGCGCGGTCGCGGAGCTCGGCGGCGGCCGGCTGCTGGCAGTCGTGCGCTACCAGCGACCCCTCATGCCGGACGATGGACCCGAGGATTTGGAGCCTCAGGGCGCGCGCGGCAATCTGGCCTGGAAGCACGTGTTCCTGGCCGATTCGCCCGACGAGGGCCGCACCTGGGGCAACCTGCGCCAGCTCACCACCGTCTTCGGCCAATGCTTCGGCGCGCCCGCGGTCGCCGGCGACGGGACCATCGCCGTCGTTCACGACACGCGCTACGGCCCCGGCCCGCCGAGCGGCCGCGTCATGTTGAGCCGCGACTCCGGCGAAACCTGGGCCGACGAGGCCGTCTACCTCTACTACGGCGGCGGCGTCAGCGGCTTCAGCGCCAGCGTGACGCTGGACGACGGCGACGTGCTCTCGATCGTCGGAAGCTGCGACCACGAGCCCGCGCGCACCGTGTGGGACGCCGCCATCGGGCACACCCAGGTGACGGCGATCAGGTGGAATCCGGGGATGCTTGCCTCATAA
- a CDS encoding GNAT family N-acetyltransferase produces the protein MDRLPRTIRTPRLTLRPFELRDIEPRQVYCNDAEWARYFPLPFPYTRRDAEEFVIGRMLDDWGNDPSWWAADLDGELIGHIGLWPDPQNRHAEVGYAIARPRWGLGFATEVVSAVVNAVFTTTDLERVYARADVRNGASRRVLEKVGMVQVGEVRDNRVAHGQRVDDAFYAVLKSDWPPAGDASD, from the coding sequence ATGGACCGCCTTCCGCGCACGATCCGCACGCCGCGACTGACCCTGCGGCCGTTCGAGCTGCGTGACATCGAGCCCCGCCAGGTCTATTGCAACGACGCCGAATGGGCCCGCTATTTCCCACTTCCGTTCCCCTATACGCGCCGTGACGCGGAGGAATTCGTCATCGGACGGATGCTGGACGACTGGGGCAACGACCCGTCGTGGTGGGCAGCCGATCTGGACGGGGAACTGATCGGACACATCGGGCTGTGGCCCGACCCGCAGAACCGTCACGCGGAGGTCGGCTATGCCATCGCCAGGCCGCGCTGGGGCCTGGGCTTCGCCACCGAGGTCGTGAGCGCCGTGGTCAACGCGGTATTCACCACCACCGACCTGGAGCGGGTGTACGCCCGCGCCGACGTGCGCAATGGCGCCTCGCGGCGGGTGCTGGAGAAGGTGGGCATGGTCCAGGTCGGCGAGGTTCGCGACAACCGCGTCGCGCATGGCCAGCGCGTCGACGACGCCTTCTACGCGGTGCTCAAATCCGACTGGCCCCCCGCAGGAGACGCGAGCGACTGA
- a CDS encoding phytanoyl-CoA dioxygenase family protein — protein MRTHDCEPTLTDSQVLDFCKSGYLPLEGVVPDDVNQRVVDFMNDHAPHIEPGDFANHEPNEILDEDWFVDGVLCNPVAAGAVRCLLGSDFALPRIMSSHRVHMPARAYGWHRDGGSLSSHELNYLQVYYYPQDTTVEMGATAFLPGSHLYWPFGQGSSGLYGMFRGTVSSAAPAGSIFISAYSVWHRRTKSTASGIRNLLKYNYWRTTVPRRDWIREPDFDPATAVYGPGPDAAPAPRQSYLAVARMYFWLCGRLDDFQALGGQGWPKVGPVDYRPYGYPGDPTDPRVQQKAS, from the coding sequence ATGCGCACGCACGACTGCGAACCGACGCTCACCGATTCCCAGGTCCTCGACTTCTGCAAGTCGGGCTATCTGCCGCTGGAGGGCGTGGTTCCCGACGACGTCAACCAGCGCGTCGTCGATTTCATGAACGACCATGCGCCGCACATCGAGCCGGGTGATTTCGCCAACCACGAGCCCAACGAGATCCTCGACGAGGACTGGTTCGTGGACGGAGTTCTGTGCAACCCCGTGGCGGCCGGCGCGGTGCGCTGCTTGCTGGGATCAGACTTTGCGCTGCCCAGGATCATGTCGAGCCACCGCGTCCACATGCCGGCCCGCGCCTACGGCTGGCACCGTGACGGCGGCTCGCTGTCGAGCCACGAGCTCAACTACCTCCAGGTCTACTACTACCCGCAGGACACGACGGTCGAGATGGGCGCCACAGCCTTTCTGCCCGGCTCGCACCTCTACTGGCCCTTCGGCCAGGGCAGCTCCGGGCTCTACGGCATGTTCCGCGGCACGGTGTCGAGCGCGGCGCCCGCCGGGTCGATCTTCATCTCGGCCTACTCCGTGTGGCACCGGCGCACGAAGTCGACGGCTTCGGGCATTCGCAATCTGCTGAAGTACAACTACTGGCGCACCACGGTGCCGCGGCGCGACTGGATTCGCGAGCCGGACTTCGACCCGGCGACGGCCGTCTACGGCCCCGGCCCCGATGCGGCGCCCGCGCCGCGCCAGTCTTACCTAGCGGTGGCCCGTATGTATTTCTGGCTGTGCGGTCGCCTGGACGATTTCCAGGCGCTGGGCGGCCAGGGTTGGCCGAAGGTAGGGCCGGTGGACTACCGACCCTACGGCTACCCCGGCGACCCCACCGATCCGCGCGTCCAGCAAAAGGCGAGCTGA
- a CDS encoding GNAT family N-acetyltransferase, giving the protein MLDLQNLALRTLNSRAGEPTRMPSMGLDWPHVYYPANLDNIRVITHDGLVVSAVAIAPTTVRTPRGRLELGGINGFVTHPDHRRLGLGTAVLHDAHRVMRESGHHVAMLGTVSQNYYRRFGWEMGTRQRSHTLDRANITLLPPSPDVEITEDWRSHVAALTAMYAREPMGADRDAHYFTLVAQSRADRLLVALSGGEPVAYIAQWQREVLEYGGDVAATVTLLRRVLRDIDDPRASTTDRPPGESTVVTLDVIVPESNDGLAGLLLETGIPFGQTHHYMIKVIDLESLLGALDLNDIEATPTADGWRLQRGDRTLDVSECELVKLLFGPERFPDFAPDLFPLDFFQWKLDRM; this is encoded by the coding sequence ATGCTCGACCTGCAGAACCTGGCGTTGCGGACCCTCAACTCACGCGCCGGGGAGCCGACGCGCATGCCGTCCATGGGCTTGGACTGGCCGCACGTCTACTACCCCGCAAACCTCGACAACATCCGCGTGATCACGCACGACGGGCTGGTCGTGAGCGCGGTGGCCATCGCCCCAACCACGGTGCGCACGCCGCGCGGCCGGCTTGAGCTTGGCGGCATCAATGGCTTCGTCACGCACCCGGACCACCGCCGGCTCGGGCTCGGGACCGCCGTGTTGCACGACGCGCACCGGGTCATGCGGGAGAGCGGACATCACGTCGCCATGCTGGGCACGGTGAGCCAGAACTACTATCGCCGCTTCGGCTGGGAAATGGGCACGCGGCAGCGCAGCCACACCCTGGATCGGGCGAACATCACCCTGCTGCCGCCGAGTCCCGACGTTGAGATCACCGAGGACTGGCGCTCGCACGTGGCGGCGCTGACGGCCATGTATGCGCGCGAACCCATGGGCGCCGACCGCGACGCGCACTACTTCACCTTGGTGGCGCAGTCGCGGGCCGACCGGCTGCTCGTGGCGCTGAGCGGAGGCGAGCCGGTTGCGTACATTGCCCAGTGGCAGCGGGAGGTGCTCGAATACGGTGGCGACGTGGCGGCAACCGTGACGCTGCTGCGGCGCGTGCTGCGCGATATCGACGATCCCCGCGCCAGCACCACCGACCGTCCGCCCGGCGAGAGCACGGTGGTGACGCTCGACGTGATCGTGCCCGAATCGAACGACGGCCTCGCCGGCCTGCTGCTGGAGACCGGCATCCCGTTCGGCCAGACCCATCACTACATGATCAAGGTGATTGACCTGGAGTCGCTGCTGGGTGCACTCGATCTGAACGACATCGAGGCGACGCCGACCGCCGACGGGTGGCGGCTACAGCGCGGCGACCGCACGCTCGACGTGAGCGAGTGCGAGCTGGTGAAGCTCTTGTTCGGCCCGGAGCGGTTTCCCGACTTCGCGCCGGATCTATTTCCGCTGGACTTCTTCCAGTGGAAGCTCGACCGGATGTAA
- a CDS encoding dihydrodipicolinate synthase family protein produces the protein MGDIRGVIPILKTPFDLDDRVDEESLRREVDHCVDAGAHGLGIAFGSEIPKLSEVERTLVARVVIEQARGRIPVVMSTGYPATVLAVRASQEAEALGASAVMLIPPANGLSEAELHGYFRTVAAAVDIPIVLQVMTGAHLSGDELAALARAVPQIQYAKVESAPPAESVAEAIASAGDRVTIIGGASGSALIEELEVGSQGTMPHAALVGSFARIWDLWHAGKREAARETWQREIAPLNAIGGAVYKEMLRREGVIAHSHFRAPAESHLDTDALCKLDRLCETLGIG, from the coding sequence ATGGGCGATATTCGCGGCGTCATTCCCATTCTCAAGACTCCGTTCGATCTCGACGACCGGGTGGACGAAGAGAGCCTGCGCCGCGAGGTGGACCACTGCGTCGACGCCGGCGCGCACGGCCTGGGAATCGCTTTCGGCAGCGAAATCCCCAAGCTGAGCGAGGTCGAGCGCACGCTGGTGGCGAGGGTCGTCATCGAGCAGGCCCGCGGGCGCATACCGGTCGTTATGTCAACCGGGTATCCCGCCACCGTGCTCGCCGTGCGCGCCAGCCAGGAGGCCGAGGCGCTCGGCGCGTCGGCGGTGATGCTGATTCCGCCGGCCAATGGCCTTTCGGAAGCGGAGCTTCACGGTTACTTCCGGACAGTCGCCGCGGCCGTCGACATCCCAATCGTCCTGCAGGTGATGACCGGCGCGCACCTCTCGGGCGACGAGCTGGCGGCGCTGGCTCGGGCGGTGCCGCAAATCCAATACGCCAAGGTCGAAAGCGCGCCGCCGGCGGAATCCGTCGCCGAGGCCATCGCCAGCGCCGGCGATCGGGTCACGATCATCGGCGGCGCCAGCGGCAGCGCGCTGATCGAGGAGCTGGAAGTCGGATCGCAAGGCACCATGCCCCACGCCGCCCTGGTCGGCTCGTTCGCGCGCATCTGGGATCTGTGGCACGCGGGCAAACGCGAGGCCGCCCGCGAGACCTGGCAGCGCGAGATCGCACCCCTCAATGCCATCGGCGGGGCGGTCTACAAAGAGATGCTGCGGCGCGAGGGCGTGATCGCCCACAGCCATTTCCGCGCGCCGGCTGAGAGCCACTTGGACACCGACGCGCTGTGCAAGCTGGATCGGCTCTGTGAGACGCTTGGCATCGGCTGA
- a CDS encoding sulfatase-like hydrolase/transferase produces MPTTSQPNFLFITTDQQRWDALGIHNPRIRTPAMDSLARDGMRFDRAYPTNAICAPARASMITGRSQRGHHVFNNVNLSEAIPVVGDSLRQAGYATALVGKPHFKSGEYEDVLPEHPPPGAPVDPDDGLWYGPYFGFDYVEILGAHTYPKGHWRVWLERHHPEGLELWKPVNALEPRTGAFHSWKNAVPAEWHYTHRTADRTVDWLRDHGSERPFFLWMSFYDPHQPFTPPRPYCDMYDPADMPSAVPREDVSNKPPQYQYARDGLPYQGYDTTSGWDGDHHGEIVAHYYGMTTFIDDGIARVLAELERLGLAENTHVIFSSDHGEGLNDHGIAAKPMMSYECVNRVPLLWRHPLTVEAGRVHGGVMTQLDLVPTWLDLAGADPLVGQEGRSFAPLLRGETEAHRDAVIVERIAIFGSGRPELVGLGKAHPAPITQRVKMLVTEDWKLLHYGTTEYGELYNVKDDPEDLHNLWDDPAHAGVRAELVERLLIELINEEGGDPHLVTDHQPIAGSLRDARLMEPQPEAKADLEQRLRDLLA; encoded by the coding sequence ATGCCCACCACCTCTCAGCCGAATTTCCTCTTCATCACCACCGACCAGCAGCGGTGGGACGCGCTGGGCATCCACAACCCGCGCATCCGCACGCCGGCGATGGACAGCCTGGCGCGCGACGGTATGCGCTTCGACCGCGCCTATCCCACCAATGCCATCTGCGCCCCCGCCCGCGCCAGCATGATTACGGGACGCAGCCAGCGCGGGCATCACGTCTTCAACAACGTCAATCTCAGCGAGGCCATCCCCGTGGTGGGCGACTCGCTCCGCCAAGCCGGCTACGCCACGGCGCTGGTCGGCAAGCCCCACTTCAAGAGCGGCGAATACGAGGACGTGCTCCCGGAACACCCGCCGCCCGGCGCGCCGGTCGATCCCGACGACGGCCTCTGGTACGGACCGTATTTTGGCTTCGACTATGTCGAAATCCTGGGCGCCCACACCTATCCCAAGGGCCACTGGCGCGTCTGGCTGGAGCGGCATCACCCCGAGGGCCTGGAGCTGTGGAAGCCGGTCAACGCGCTGGAGCCGCGCACCGGCGCGTTTCATAGCTGGAAGAACGCCGTCCCCGCCGAGTGGCACTACACCCATCGCACCGCCGACCGCACCGTCGACTGGCTGCGGGACCACGGCAGTGAGCGGCCATTCTTTCTCTGGATGTCGTTCTACGACCCGCACCAGCCCTTCACGCCGCCGCGTCCCTACTGCGACATGTACGACCCCGCAGACATGCCGTCGGCCGTCCCTCGGGAGGACGTGAGCAACAAGCCGCCACAGTATCAATACGCCCGCGACGGACTCCCCTACCAGGGCTACGACACTACAAGCGGCTGGGACGGCGACCACCACGGCGAGATCGTGGCCCACTACTACGGCATGACCACCTTCATCGACGACGGAATCGCCCGCGTGCTGGCCGAGCTGGAGCGGCTGGGCCTGGCCGAAAACACCCACGTGATCTTCAGCTCGGACCACGGCGAGGGTCTCAACGATCACGGCATCGCCGCCAAGCCGATGATGTCCTACGAGTGCGTCAACCGCGTGCCGCTGCTCTGGCGCCACCCGCTGACCGTCGAGGCGGGCCGCGTGCACGGCGGCGTGATGACGCAGCTCGACCTCGTGCCCACGTGGCTCGACCTCGCGGGCGCGGATCCCTTGGTCGGCCAGGAGGGCCGCAGCTTCGCCCCGCTCCTGCGCGGCGAGACCGAAGCGCATCGCGACGCGGTGATCGTGGAGCGCATCGCCATCTTCGGCAGCGGTCGTCCCGAGCTCGTCGGCCTTGGCAAGGCGCATCCAGCGCCCATCACGCAGCGGGTCAAGATGCTCGTGACCGAGGACTGGAAGCTGCTGCACTACGGCACGACCGAGTACGGCGAGCTCTACAACGTCAAGGACGACCCGGAGGACCTGCACAACCTGTGGGACGATCCGGCGCACGCCGGCGTGCGGGCAGAGCTTGTGGAGCGACTTCTGATCGAGCTGATCAACGAGGAAGGCGGCGATCCGCACCTGGTCACCGACCACCAGCCGATTGCCGGCAGCCTGCGCGACGCGCGGCTCATGGAGCCTCAGCCCGAAGCCAAGGCCGACCTGGAGCAGCGGCTGCGAGACCTCTTGGCGTAG